The sequence TTCGCAGACTGGCGTTTTAACCTCCGCGCCTCCAATACCGAGCCGCTGGTCCGCCTTAATGTTGAAGCGCGGGGAGATACCGCTCTGCTTGTCCATAAAACTCATGAAGTGCTGATGCTGATTTCTGCCCTGCAAGGGGCTCAGGAGACATTATGACCGCCCTTTCATTACGACATATTCATAAAAAGTACGATAAAAACGTCATCGTGGCGGATCTGTCACTGGAGATAGCATCAGGAGAATTTATCGTTCTTGTGGGCCCCTCCGGGTGCGGGAAATCGACGCTGCTGCGCATGATCGCGGGATTAGAGGCGCCAGACAGTGGCATGCTGATGATGGGCAATGAGGATGTCACCCACCTGGCGGCGGGCAAGCGGAGCTTGTCGATGGTTTTCCAGTCCTATGCACTTTATCCGCATATGACCGTACGGGAGAACCTCGCCTTTGGCTTACGCAATATCCGCACCCCGGAGGCCGACATTGCGCAGCGCATCACCCACGCCGCCAACATGCTCAGGCTGGACGAGCTGCTCGACAGGCTTCCGCAACACCTCTCCGGCGGCCAGCGCCAGCGCGTGGCGATAGGTCGTTCTATTGTCCAGCAGCCCGCGCTGTTCCTGTTTGACGAACCCCTTTCCAACCTTGACGCCGCTCTGCGGGTTGAAATGCGCCAGGAGATCCAGCAACTCCATAATACCCTGAAAAACACCATGATTTACGTCACGCACGATCAGGTCGAGGCGATGACGCTGGCCGACCGTATCGTGGTGATGTGTAAAGGCAATATTGAGCAAACGGGTACGCCGCTTGAACTGTACAACACCCCGGCGAACCGCTTCGTGGCCGAATTCATCGGTACGCCAAAAATCAATATGTTACCCGCCATCTGGCAGCAGGGGGCATTGCATATCGACCCTGATACCGTCTTCCCGCTTTCGCATCAGCCCGCAGACATTCAGGAGGGGGAATCGGTATTTGTCGCGATCCGCCCTGAACACCTGGGTTATCAGCAGCCGGGGGATTTTAGCCTGAGCGGGAAAACGCAGTTATGCGAACTGCAGGGAGATTCAACCCTGGTGTGGCTGGACGTGGCAGGGCATGCCGTGTGCCTGAAATCCTTCCAGCAACTGAGTCTGCCTGCGCAGCAACGTATCACGCTGACCGTGCAGGAGGCTCATCTGCATCTCTTTGACGCGGCAGGCAAGCGGATTGCAATGACGGAAAATGCCGCCTGAATAGAGTATCAGGCGGCGGGAAATGCGCAGACTTACCCCTGACGCAAATTCTGCGCTGCCTTCACCATGTTGGCGAGCGCTGCGCGGGTTTCCGGCCAGCCGCGGGTTTTCAGGCCGCAGTCCGGGTTCACCCACAGGCGCTCTGCCGGAATACGCTGAGCGGCTTTTTTCAGCAGAGCTTCAATCCACTCCACGCTCGGCACGTTCGGGGAGTGAATGTCGTACACCCCCGGTCCGATTTCGTTTGGATAGTCGAACTCTTCAAACGACTCGAGCAGCTCCATATCTGAACGCGAGGTCTCGATGGTGATCACGTCGGCATCCAGCGCGGCAATGGAATCCATAATGTCGTTAAATTCGCAGTAACACATATGGGTGTGGATCTGCGTGTCGTCCTTCGCCACCGCCGCATTGATGCGGAAGGCTTCCACGCCCCACTTCAGATAGTCATCCCAGTCGCTGCGGCGCAGCGGCAAACCTTCTCGTAACGCCGGTTCGTCAATCTGGATAATGCCAATGCCAGCGGCTTCCAGATCCGCCACCTCATCACGCAGCGCCAGCGCGATTTGCTTCGCAATGGTTTCACGGGTCACGTCTTCACGCGGGAACGACCAGCACAGAATGGTCACCGGCCCGGTCAGCATGCCTTTTACCGGCTTGTCGGTCAGAGACTGAGCATACTTCGCCCACGCCACCGTAATCGCTTCCGGGCGGCTGACGTCACCGATCACCACCGGTGGCTTCACGCAGCGGGAACCGTAGCTCTGCACCCAGCCATTCTGGGTAAACACGAAGCCGTCCAGGTGTTCACCGAAGTATTCCACCATGTCGTTACGCTCAGCTTCACCGTGCACCAGCACGTCCAGACCTAAACGCTCCTGCTCGATGATCGCCTGCCTGATGTGCTCAGCAATGCCGGTACGGTAGTGATTCGCATCCAGATTGCCCTTTTTGAAGTCGAGACGCAGGCCGCGGATCTCGGTCGTTTGTGGGAATGAACCGATCGTCGTAGTTGGCCATGCGGGCAGGTTGAAGCGGGCGCGCTGGGCTTCGGCACGGACTTCATACGGACTCTGGCGCTGGCTGTCCTGAGCGGTGATGGCCGCCAGACGTTTTTCCACTGCCGGATTATGCACGCGTGCCGAATGACGGCGCGCCTGAATCGGGGCGCTCCATTCGGTAATCGCCGCCGTGTCACCGCTGTTCAGCGCGTCGCGCAGCAGCGCCAGTTCTTCACATTTTTGCAGGGCGAAGGCAAACCAGCTTTTCACTTCCGGGTCGAGACGGGTCTCCACGCTCAGATCGATCGGGCTGTGCAGCAGTGAACATGATGAGGCCACCCACAGCTCACGTTTACCGACAATGTCTTTAATTTGAGCATACTTTTCGGTGAGATCGGCACGCCAGACGTTACGACCGTTTACCAGCCCCGCTGAGAGCAGCCAGTCTGCGGGCAGACGTTTGTGCAGTTCCTTCACGTCATCTTTGCCGTGAACCAGGTCAACATGCAGGCCCTGAACCGGCAGCGCGGCAATCGTGCTCAGGTTAGGCGTCACGCCCTCGAAATAGGTGGTCAGCAACAGCTTCACCTGCCCGGTAAGCGCGTCATACGCCGGTTTGAAGGCATCGAGCCAAACCTGGGGCAGCTCAAGCACCAAAGCAGGTTCGTCGATTTGCACCCACTGAATGCCGCGTTTACCCAGCTCAATCAGTACCTGTTTGTAGACGGGCAGAATGTCCTTCAGCAGGCTGAGGCGGTCAAACGGCTCGCCTTTGACTTTGCCCAGCCACAGGTAGGTTACCGGTCCGAGCAGCACCGGTTTCACCTGGTGGCCCAGCGCCAGCGCTTCGTCGACTTCGTCCAGAAGCTGTGTCCAGGTCAGTTTGAACTGCTGACCTTTTACGAACTCCGGCACCATATAGTGATAGTTGGTGTTAAACCACTTGGTCATTTCTGCCGCTGCCGCGGGTTCACCCGTTGGCGCACGACCACGGCCGATGCGGAACAGGGTATCGATATCAACCGATCCATCTTTGTTCTGATGACGAGCCGGCACGTTGCCCAGCAGCAGGCTGGTCGTCAGAACATGGTCGTACCAGGCGAAATCGCCCACCGGCAGCAGGTCAATGCCCGCCTGCTTTTGCTGATCCCAGTGACGGGCGCGCAGCTCGCGCCCTACGGTCAGTAGTTCTTCACGGGTAGCGTTACCCGCCCAGTAGCTTTCTTGCGCTTTTTTCAGCTCGCGACGCAGGCCAACGCGAGGGAAACCGAGAGTGTGATTGCGGATTGTCATGTTATGCCCCTTGTGAATTTCGCTATTTAGACGTCCAGATGTTTACACATCTATAATTGGCAGGTACTGTATATTCCTCAAGCGCAAAATGTTCATGGCGAAGTGAAGGACTTTCATGATCGAGATAAAACACCTGAAAACGCTGCAAGCGTTGCGGAACTGCGGATCGCTCGCGGCGGCTGCGGCCACGCTGCACCAGACCCAGTCTGCCCTTTCTCACCAGTTCAGCGATCTGGAACAACGCCTCGGATTTCGTCTTTTTGTGCGTAAGAGCCAACCTCTGCGCTTTACGCCGCAGGGTGAAATTCTTCTTCAACTGGCGAATCAGGTCCTGCCGCAGATCGCCAGCGCGCTACAGTCCTGTAACGAGCCGCAGCAGACAAAACTGCGCATCGCCATTGAGTGCCACAGCTGTATTCAATGGCTGACCCCTGCGCTTGAGAACTTCCGCCAGAAGTGGCCGCAGGTGGAGATGGATTTTAAATCCGGTGTGACGTTCGACCCGCAACCCTCGCTGCAGCAGGGTGAGTTGGATCTGGTGATGACCTCCGACATTCTGCCGCGCAGCGGCCTGCACTATTCGCCGATGTTTGATTTTGAAGTGCGCCTGGTGCTGGCACCGGATCATCCGCTGGCGGCTAAAACGCGCATCACGCCGGAAGACCTGGCAACAGAAACGCTGCTGATTTATCCGGTTCAGCGCAGTCGCCTGGATATCTGGCGTCATTTCCTGCAGCCGGCAGGCATTAGCCCGCAGCTGAAAAGCGTGGATAACACCCTGCTGTTGATTCAGATGGTTGCCGCCAACATGGGCATCGCGGCGCTGCCGCACTGGGTGGTGGAGAGTTTTGAACGCCAGGGCCTGGTGGTGACCAAAACCCTGGGTGAAGGACTGTGGAGCCGTCTGTACGCTGCCGTGCGCGATGGCGAGCAGCGTCAGCCGGTGACAGAAGCGTTTATTCGCTCAGCGCGGAACCACGCGTGCGACCATCTTCCGTTTGTGCGGAGCGCGGAGCGACCCAGCGGCGATGGACCCACAGTGAAGCCAGGATCACCGCTCCCCCAATAAGGAAGCTCGGCCAGTGCGGTTGCTGCTGCCAGATGGCGAGGTTGACCAGCAGCCCCGCCGGGACGTGCACGTTGTTCATTATCCCGAGCGTTCCGGCGTCGACCTGCGTCGCGCCGTAGTTCCACATGAAGTAACCCAGCCCTGACGCCACCACGCCCAGCCAGACCAGAACGCCCCACTGCACCGACGTGGTCGGCAGCTTTTGCGGGTTACCGAGCAGAAACCACGCCGATACCGCGACAATCGCCGCGCCCATATAGAACCACGCAAATGCATTGTGCTGAGGCATCGGGCGGGTTTCCATCAGGCGTTTGTAGCCCACCATGCCGATGGCGAAACTGATGTTGGCGAGCTGGACGAACATCAACCCGGTCCAGAAGTGATCGCTGACTTTGTCATAGCGAATAATTGCCGCGCCAATCACCGCCAGCGCCGCGCTCAGCAGGTATCCCCAGCGCAGACGACGCCTGCTGAGCAGGTCGTAAATCAACGTAATATAGAGCGGCGTCAACACGGTAAAGAGCAGGAATTCAGAGACGGACAAATAGACGTAAGCCCGGAAGCTGAACAGATACATGATACCCAACTGCATCGCGCCCACCAGCATGTACAGCACAATCGCTTTCAGCGATTGACCACGCGAGCGCAGAAACGGCAGGAATACCAGCGCCGCCAGCCCCACGCGCATCAGCACCGAGAAGTAGCTGTCGACCGAACCGGCAAGGTACTCGCCAATCAGGCTAAAGGAGAAGGCCCACAGGATAGTGGTGATAATGAGTAGCGCCACAATGCTTGTCTCTCAGAAAGAAGGACAGGCATTGTAGCGGACTCTTCAGTTGACATCTGGTCAACAAACAACCAAATGAAGATTATTCAAGGAACAGCTTGCGCAGGTATTTCGGTACCGCGTTGTCAGCGTTGGAACCAATCACTTCCAGCTCCGGATGCAAATCTTTCAGACGCTGATGCGCGTTCTGCATGATGCAGCCCTTGCCTGCCATGGAGAGCATTTCAGCGTCGTTCATGCCGTCACCAAAAGCGATGCAGTCTTTCAGCGCGAAACCCAGACGTTTCGCGACCGCTTCCAGCGCGTGACCTTTGGAGACGCCCCCCGCCATCACTTCCAGACAGGTCAGGGTTGAGAAGCTCACGTTGACGCGATCGCCCCAGCGGGCGTTGATCGCCTGTTCCAGTGGGAGCAGTTCTTCATGGCTATCGCAGGTGAAGAACACCTTACTGATACCTTCCGGCTCAAGAAGGCCCGGCTCGTACAGGGAGTAGTTAAATACCGCTTCCTTGAAGAAACGCATTTCATCCGGGCGGTGGCGGTTCATGAACCAGTCGTCGTTGCGGTACACGTTGGTGATGATAGCCGGGTTGTTATGCACCACGCCGAAGAGATCGGCGGCAATATCGCGATCCAGGTTATGGGTAAAGATCAGGTTACCGTCAGTATCATGCACGCGCGCACCGTTGGAGGTGATCATGTACGATTTGATCTCAAGATTATCGCGGATCTGCCCCACGTCTACGTGGTGGCGGCCGGTGGCAAACACAAAGTTCACGCCACGGGCAGTCAGAAGCTTTAAGGTCTCTTTCGCGTAAGGCGACAGGGTGTGGTCAGGGGAAAGCAGCGTGCCATCTAAATCAGATGCAACAACCTGGTACATAGGGATTTCAACCTCTGGTGGAAAACAATAATCAGTTATGCCTGTTGAAAAATTCAACAATGGCGTTGAGCGCGACTGAGCGCATAACGTCCTTTTCGAAAAGGATCTCATGGTAAGCGCCGTTGATGACCAGCGGTTTTCCCCCTTCACAAGGGTGACCGGCGGCGGCGCGCAATTCACAATAACGGTCATGCATGCGGTTATCGACCACACGCTCTTCTTCAGCCTGAATCAGGAGTGTTGGCGTGTCATCATCACCTACCCCCGCCAGCACCTGTTCACCGGCCAGAATCCCCTCCCGCACCCAGTGCCAGGTCGGGCCACCGACGCGTAAGCGCGGTTCATCGGCATAAAAGCGCAGGTTGCGGCGATAACGCTGCCGACTGTGGGTTAAGACGTTGATGGCGAACGGCAGCGCGCGCCAGCGTCCGGTCCCGATGGCATAGCCTTCACGAATGCGCTGATGGCCCTCAGCCCAGTCGAGAAGATGACGCACCATCCAGTCGGGGAAACGTATGACGATACCGTACATCGGCGCGGTTAGCGCAATGGCATCACACTGGTGTTGATACCGCTGCAAAAACAGCGTCGAAATAGCGCCACCCATGGAGTGCGCAAGGATATAGCGCTTACGCCAGGGGCCGGGCTGCACTTCCTGCTGCCAGAACGCGGCAAAATCGTCGACGTAATCGCTGAAGCGATCGACATGTCCACGGTGCGTGTCCTGTAGCATGCGTCCGGACAGCCCCTGTCCACGGTGGTCGATGATGAGCACATCGAACCCCATATGGACCAGATCGTAGGCCAGTTCGGCGTATTTAACGTAGCTTTCAATGCGCCCCGGGCAAACCACGATTACCCGATCATTTTTCTCATCACGGAAACGAACGAAGCGTACCGGGATGCCCCCGACGCCCGTAAACTCATCTTCCTCACGCTGCCGCCAGAAATCGGTCAGCGGCCCCATAGAGAAAGCAGCAAATGCGTTTTCTCGTGTTTCCCAGTCCTTTTTCTGCTGAAACATTGGGTTTCCACTCACGTAATCCAGGGAATATCGTTTTTTTTCGTAACCGGTCACAAAATGACTCATCAATAGCGTATTGTGGCATAAAAACAGACGATTCGGGAGTTTCAAATGACCTTCGAGTGGTGGTTCGCCTACCTGCTGACATCCATCATCCTGAGCCTTTCACCGGGTTCGGGTGCGATTAACACCATGACTACCTCCATCAACCACGGCTATCGCGGGGCGGCGGCGTCGATTGCCGGTTTGCAAACCGGGCTGGGCATTCACATCGTCCTGGTCGGGATTGGGCTGGGAACGCTGTTCTCCCGCTCGGTGCTGGCGTTTGAAGTGCTGAAATGGGCCGGTGCGGCATATCTTATCTGGCTGGGTATTCAGCAGTGGCGCGCGGCTGGCGCCATTAACCTGAATACGCTCGCGCAGACGCAAAACCGTGGTCATCTGTTTAAGCGGGCAGTATTCGTCAACCTGACCAACCCGAAAAGCATTGTGTTCCTCGCCGCGCTGTTCCCACAGTTTATCGTGCCGCACCAGCCTCAGGTGATGCAGTACGTGGTGCTGGGTGCGACCACAATTATTGTCGATATTATCGTGATGATTGGTTACGCGACGCTGGCACAACGAATTGCCGGATGGATAAAAGGACCTAAGCAGATGAAGGCCCTGAACAAAGTGTTTGGCTCGCTGTTTATGCTGGTTGGCGCGCTGCTTGCGTCAGCGCGTCATGCTTAGCGAGAAATGATGAGATGAATGCCGAAGCCGGCGAACAGCGCGCCGGCGAAGCCATCGATCCACTTCGCGATACGCTGGTAGCCACGGCGCATCGCCGGTAAGGCAAACAGGCTTGCCACGATAGTGAACCACGCGAAGGTCTCCACGACGATAAGCAGAAAAATGCCCCAACGTGCGCCCGCGCCAACGCTGTCGCCCACAAACAGCGAGAACACCGAGCCGAAATAGATAATCGCTTTCGGATTCGCCAGGTTGGTCAGTAGCCCTTTTACAAAGCTCCGTCCACCCGTTGCCAGCTCCACCTTAGGCTCTTGCGTTTTTTTCTCTTCTTTTTTCAGCGCCCCGCGCAGCATCTGGTAGCCCATCCAGCACAGGTACAGGCCACCGCCAACCATAATGATGTTATGCAGCCAGGCCATCTTCGCCAGGATAAGGTTCAGACCGAGCAGCGCAACGGCCGCCCAGACCATGACGCCCATGGTAATACCGAGCACGCCCATCATCGCCTCTTTACGGGAACGACTGACCGCTGTTTGCGATACGAAGAAAAAGTCAGGGCCCGGGCTCATCAGCGCAACGATGTGCACTAACGCCACGGTGAGAAATAGCATTAACATAATTGGCTCGCAGGGAAATAATTCAGTGAGTCATCATACTGGCACTTTTTTGGCCGGCTGACTACTCCTCATCATCACCGTCAACGTGAGAACGGATAAGCGCCATAAACTCTTTACCGAAGCGCTCCAGCTTGCGCGTGCCTACGCCGTTGACGCTGAGCATTTCGCTGGCGCTGAGCGGCATCTGTTCCGCCATCTCAATCAGCGTCGCGTCGTTGAACACCACGTAAGGCGGGATGTTCTCTTCATCAGCAATGGCTTTACGCAGCTTACGCAGTTTGGCAAACAGCTTGCGGTCATAGTTACCGCCGTAGGATTTCTGCATCACGCGTGGTTTGAGGGCGACCACGCGCGGTACGGCGAGCTTCAGTTCAACGTCACCGCGCAACACCGGACGCGCGGCTTCGGTCAGCTGTAGCGCCGAGTGCTGAGCGATGTTCTGAGTGGCAAATCCGAGGTGAATCAGCTGACGAATAATGCTAACCCAGTGCTCGTGGCTCTGATCTTTACCGATCCCGTATACCGGCAGTTTGTCGTGGCCCATGTCGCGGATACGCTGGTTATTGGCGCCGCGCAACACTTCCACCACGTAACCCATCCCGAAGCGTTGATTCACACGGTAAATGGTCGAAAGCGCCTTACGCGCGTCCATCAGGCCATCGTACTGCTTCGGCGGATCCAGGCAGATATCGCAGTTGCCGCACGGCTCCTGTCGCCCTTCACCAAAATAGTTGAGCAGCACCAGACGGCGGCAGGTTTGCGCTTCGGCAAACGCCCCCATCGCGTTGAGCTTATGGCGTTCGATATCCTGCAGCTGTCCCTGCGGTTTCTCTTCCAGACAGCGGCGCAGCCACGCCATATCGGCTGGATCGTAAAACAGCATCGCTTCCGCAGGCAGACCATCACGCCCGGCGCGGCCGGTTTCCTGATAGTAGGATTCGATATTACGCGGGATGTCGAAATGCACCACAAAACGCACGTTGGGCTTGTTAATCCCCATTCCAAACGCCACCGTCGCGACCACAATCTGCAGGTCGTCACGCTGGAATTTCTCCTGCACATCCGCGCGGATGTGGTTCTCCAGCCCGGCATGATACGCCGCGGCGCTAAAGCCACGGTTTTGCAGACGCGCGGCGGTGTCTTCCACCTTCGCCCGACTGTTGCAGTAAATAATGCCTGACTTGCCGCGCTGTTCCTGGACATAGCGCAGGAGCTGATCCAGCGGCTTGAATTTTTCCATCAGCATGTAGCGGATGTTAGGGCGGTCGAAACTGCTGACCTGAATATAGGGATCATTCAGCCCCAGCAGGCGAACGATATCCAGACGCGTCGTATCATCTGCCGTGGCGGTAAGCGCCATAAACGGCAGTTCCGGGAAGCGCTGACGGAGCTGGCCGAGGGCGGCATATTCCGGGCGGAAATCGTGCCCCCACTGCGAGATACAGTGCGCTTCATCCACCGCCAGCAGGACCGGGTTCCAGTGTGCGAGATGGTCGAGGAAGTTATCCAGCATCAGGCGTTCCGGTGCGATATACAGCAGACGAACCTGCCCGGTGCGACACCCGGCCATCACCTCTTGCTGCTGCTCCCGGGTTTGCGTGGAATTAAGACAGGCCGCCGCCACGCCGTTGGCGAGCAGTTGATCAACCTGGTCTTTCATCAGAGAAATAAGGGGCGATACCACGACCGTCAGGCCGTTAAGCACCAGCGCGGGCACCTGATAACAGAGTGATTTCCCGCCGCCGGTCGGCATAACGACCAGACAATCACGGCCTTCCAGCACGGTTTCAATGATGGTTTCCTGGCCAGGGCGGAACTGCTGGTAGCCAAAGGTTTCATGCAAAACCTGTTTAGCCAGCGACTCCTGATTCAATACTTCCGCCTGCGCCACGTTAACCCCATATGCCAGAAATGAAACAGGCGCTATTTTCAGCGCCTGAGAGAGAAACTTCAACGTTTAACGCAAAAACATTCGAGCAGCTTAGAGAATATCGTTCAGCATTACGCCCACACCCACGCGGGTCTGGTTGAAGTTATAGTCGATCAGCGACTCGCCGTAACCGCTGTACACCTGCGTATAGAGGCGCACGTGCTTAGTTACCGGATAGCTCAGGCCCACTTCCGCACCACCGTAGCCGGTATTCCAGTTGTACTGGCCTTTCGCGCTCAGCACGGCATCGCCTAACTGGTAGCCGACCTTGAGCTGGTAGTACCCCATATATTTGGTGATATCCGGGTTATCGTCGGTGCTCCCCACCACATACCACGGCTTCACTTCCACCATCCAGTTGCCGTTCTGCGCCATCAGGCGCGTATAGGCACGGTTCCAGCTACGAGACGTGGGGTCTGAACGGCCGTTAGAATCGTGATTAAAGCCGACTTCGACGTCACGCAACGTCCATCCGGCAAATTCATAATCCGTTGCAAAGCCAAGGAACAGCTGCGGCTCATAGTTGGTTTCACGGAACGGCGAAGATTCGCCGCTGTTGGAAAGCTGCCACCAGGATTTCTGCGTGTAAGAGGCACCGAGTACCGAGTTCGGCCCCAGAATACCGCGCCAGAACGGGAAGGCGAGGCTCAACTGGAACTTCACCTCATCTTTACGCGCATTATCAGACCAGTTATAGGAGCTTATCGCTTCTTTGTTCAGATCGCTGGTCTGGGTGTAAATCACGTAGTTGGTGTCATACGGGTAAAGCGTGAACGGATTGTCATGCTCCTGAAGCATGTTAGCAATGATGCTACCGTGTACGGATGGCGCATCGTGCACTTCTTTAACTGTCGCTTCCTGCGCATATGCTGTGAGGGGCAGCGCAACCGCCGCCAGTAACCAACCCAGATACGTCCGCATCGGTGGTGTTCTCCTGAAATAGTGACGTGTAATGAATAATTTTATCCGGGCATTCTACAGACTTCTGCGCCAACTTCCGCCTCCTCGTTTCTGAAAGTGGAAATCCGTATTGTTGAGGCATAAAATCAACATTTCATTAACAATAGGGATATGAAACCTCATGTCAGCCATGCTTACCTCTGAAGAAGTGTTAAAGCTCGTGGGCGAGATTTTTGTTTACCATATGCCATTTAACCGTGCGCTGGGTCTGGAGCTGGAGCGTTACGAGAAAGAGTTTGCCCAGTTGAGCTTCAACAACCAGCCGATGATGGTGGGCAACTGGGCGCAAAGTATTTTGCACGGCGGGGTGATTGCTTCCGCGCTGGACGTGGCGGCTGGTCTGGTCTGCGTGGGCAGTACGCTGACGCGTCATGACACCATCAATGAAGACGAACTCCGTCAGCGTCTGGCACGCATGGGCACCATTGATTTACGCGTCGATTATCTTCGCCCCGGACGCGGCAATCGCTTTACCTGCACCAGCAGCCTGCTGCGTGCGGGGAATAAAGTTGCGGTGGCGCGCGTAGAATTACACAACGAAGAACAGG comes from Enterobacter kobei and encodes:
- a CDS encoding ABC transporter ATP-binding protein; translation: MTALSLRHIHKKYDKNVIVADLSLEIASGEFIVLVGPSGCGKSTLLRMIAGLEAPDSGMLMMGNEDVTHLAAGKRSLSMVFQSYALYPHMTVRENLAFGLRNIRTPEADIAQRITHAANMLRLDELLDRLPQHLSGGQRQRVAIGRSIVQQPALFLFDEPLSNLDAALRVEMRQEIQQLHNTLKNTMIYVTHDQVEAMTLADRIVVMCKGNIEQTGTPLELYNTPANRFVAEFIGTPKINMLPAIWQQGALHIDPDTVFPLSHQPADIQEGESVFVAIRPEHLGYQQPGDFSLSGKTQLCELQGDSTLVWLDVAGHAVCLKSFQQLSLPAQQRITLTVQEAHLHLFDAAGKRIAMTENAA
- the metE gene encoding 5-methyltetrahydropteroyltriglutamate--homocysteine S-methyltransferase, with the translated sequence MTIRNHTLGFPRVGLRRELKKAQESYWAGNATREELLTVGRELRARHWDQQKQAGIDLLPVGDFAWYDHVLTTSLLLGNVPARHQNKDGSVDIDTLFRIGRGRAPTGEPAAAAEMTKWFNTNYHYMVPEFVKGQQFKLTWTQLLDEVDEALALGHQVKPVLLGPVTYLWLGKVKGEPFDRLSLLKDILPVYKQVLIELGKRGIQWVQIDEPALVLELPQVWLDAFKPAYDALTGQVKLLLTTYFEGVTPNLSTIAALPVQGLHVDLVHGKDDVKELHKRLPADWLLSAGLVNGRNVWRADLTEKYAQIKDIVGKRELWVASSCSLLHSPIDLSVETRLDPEVKSWFAFALQKCEELALLRDALNSGDTAAITEWSAPIQARRHSARVHNPAVEKRLAAITAQDSQRQSPYEVRAEAQRARFNLPAWPTTTIGSFPQTTEIRGLRLDFKKGNLDANHYRTGIAEHIRQAIIEQERLGLDVLVHGEAERNDMVEYFGEHLDGFVFTQNGWVQSYGSRCVKPPVVIGDVSRPEAITVAWAKYAQSLTDKPVKGMLTGPVTILCWSFPREDVTRETIAKQIALALRDEVADLEAAGIGIIQIDEPALREGLPLRRSDWDDYLKWGVEAFRINAAVAKDDTQIHTHMCYCEFNDIMDSIAALDADVITIETSRSDMELLESFEEFDYPNEIGPGVYDIHSPNVPSVEWIEALLKKAAQRIPAERLWVNPDCGLKTRGWPETRAALANMVKAAQNLRQG
- the metR gene encoding HTH-type transcriptional regulator MetR, producing the protein MIEIKHLKTLQALRNCGSLAAAAATLHQTQSALSHQFSDLEQRLGFRLFVRKSQPLRFTPQGEILLQLANQVLPQIASALQSCNEPQQTKLRIAIECHSCIQWLTPALENFRQKWPQVEMDFKSGVTFDPQPSLQQGELDLVMTSDILPRSGLHYSPMFDFEVRLVLAPDHPLAAKTRITPEDLATETLLIYPVQRSRLDIWRHFLQPAGISPQLKSVDNTLLLIQMVAANMGIAALPHWVVESFERQGLVVTKTLGEGLWSRLYAAVRDGEQRQPVTEAFIRSARNHACDHLPFVRSAERPSGDGPTVKPGSPLPQ
- a CDS encoding carboxylate/amino acid/amine transporter → MALLIITTILWAFSFSLIGEYLAGSVDSYFSVLMRVGLAALVFLPFLRSRGQSLKAIVLYMLVGAMQLGIMYLFSFRAYVYLSVSEFLLFTVLTPLYITLIYDLLSRRRLRWGYLLSAALAVIGAAIIRYDKVSDHFWTGLMFVQLANISFAIGMVGYKRLMETRPMPQHNAFAWFYMGAAIVAVSAWFLLGNPQKLPTTSVQWGVLVWLGVVASGLGYFMWNYGATQVDAGTLGIMNNVHVPAGLLVNLAIWQQQPHWPSFLIGGAVILASLWVHRRWVAPRSAQTEDGRTRGSALSE
- the yigL gene encoding sugar/pyridoxal phosphate phosphatase YigL, whose amino-acid sequence is MYQVVASDLDGTLLSPDHTLSPYAKETLKLLTARGVNFVFATGRHHVDVGQIRDNLEIKSYMITSNGARVHDTDGNLIFTHNLDRDIAADLFGVVHNNPAIITNVYRNDDWFMNRHRPDEMRFFKEAVFNYSLYEPGLLEPEGISKVFFTCDSHEELLPLEQAINARWGDRVNVSFSTLTCLEVMAGGVSKGHALEAVAKRLGFALKDCIAFGDGMNDAEMLSMAGKGCIMQNAHQRLKDLHPELEVIGSNADNAVPKYLRKLFLE
- the pldB gene encoding lysophospholipase L2, with protein sequence MFQQKKDWETRENAFAAFSMGPLTDFWRQREEDEFTGVGGIPVRFVRFRDEKNDRVIVVCPGRIESYVKYAELAYDLVHMGFDVLIIDHRGQGLSGRMLQDTHRGHVDRFSDYVDDFAAFWQQEVQPGPWRKRYILAHSMGGAISTLFLQRYQHQCDAIALTAPMYGIVIRFPDWMVRHLLDWAEGHQRIREGYAIGTGRWRALPFAINVLTHSRQRYRRNLRFYADEPRLRVGGPTWHWVREGILAGEQVLAGVGDDDTPTLLIQAEEERVVDNRMHDRYCELRAAAGHPCEGGKPLVINGAYHEILFEKDVMRSVALNAIVEFFNRHN
- the rhtB gene encoding homoserine/homoserine lactone efflux protein encodes the protein MTFEWWFAYLLTSIILSLSPGSGAINTMTTSINHGYRGAAASIAGLQTGLGIHIVLVGIGLGTLFSRSVLAFEVLKWAGAAYLIWLGIQQWRAAGAINLNTLAQTQNRGHLFKRAVFVNLTNPKSIVFLAALFPQFIVPHQPQVMQYVVLGATTIIVDIIVMIGYATLAQRIAGWIKGPKQMKALNKVFGSLFMLVGALLASARHA
- the rhtC gene encoding threonine export protein RhtC; this encodes MLMLFLTVALVHIVALMSPGPDFFFVSQTAVSRSRKEAMMGVLGITMGVMVWAAVALLGLNLILAKMAWLHNIIMVGGGLYLCWMGYQMLRGALKKEEKKTQEPKVELATGGRSFVKGLLTNLANPKAIIYFGSVFSLFVGDSVGAGARWGIFLLIVVETFAWFTIVASLFALPAMRRGYQRIAKWIDGFAGALFAGFGIHLIISR